A section of the Salvelinus alpinus chromosome 36, SLU_Salpinus.1, whole genome shotgun sequence genome encodes:
- the LOC139565324 gene encoding small ribosomal subunit protein uS17 encodes MADAQTERAYQKQPTIFQNKKRVLVGEGGKEAKEKLPRYHKSVGLGFKTPREAIDGTYIDKKCPFTGNVSIRGRILSGVVTKMKMQRTIVIRRDYLHYIRKYNRFEKRHKNMSVHLSPAFRDVSVGDIVTVGECRPLSKTVRFNVLKVTKAAGAKKQFQKF; translated from the exons ACGGAGAGGGCTTATCAGAAGCAGCCAACCATCTTCCAGAACAAGAAGCGTGTTCTGGTTGGTGAAGGTGGCAAGGAGGCCAAGGAGAAGCTCCCACGCTACCACAAGAGTGTTGGTCTAGGCTTCAAAACTCCAAGAGAG GCTATTGATGGCACTTACATTGACAAGAAATGCCCCTTCACTGGAAATGTCTCCATCCGTGGTCGTATCCTCTCCG GCGTGGTGACCAAGATGAAGATGCAGAGGACCATCGTCATCAGACGTGACTACCTGCATTACATCCGCAAATACAACCGCTTTGAGAAGAGGCACAAGAACATGTCGGTTCATCTCTCACCTGCCTTCAG AGACGTCTCCGTCGGAGACATTGTTACCGTCGGAGAGTGCCGACCCCTCAGCAAGACGGTGAGGTTCAACGTCCTCAAGGTCACAAAGGCCGCTGGAGCCAAGAAGCAGTTCCAGAAGTTCTAA